A genomic segment from Bosea sp. OAE506 encodes:
- a CDS encoding GNAT family N-acetyltransferase — MADEAALDLSKFKIEPIRAKPGRLTQFCGYPEIDHWIEREAYNQHCKGFRRVYCAYEEGSEQLVALYSLLMEVVTVRRPKPIAGVRLTDPFPALGIGYLAVSTSIQRKGLGSLMLADALTRAVALADVVAFPAVKLRAAEPWLVEYYGQRSFLQYDSTDEQRMLVPTRTLIEAARDAV; from the coding sequence GTGGCTGACGAAGCCGCGCTCGATTTATCGAAGTTCAAGATTGAGCCGATCCGAGCCAAGCCGGGTCGGCTCACTCAATTTTGCGGCTACCCAGAAATCGATCATTGGATCGAACGCGAAGCCTATAATCAGCACTGCAAGGGTTTCAGACGGGTCTATTGCGCCTATGAGGAAGGCTCAGAACAGCTAGTCGCGCTCTACTCGCTGCTGATGGAAGTGGTCACGGTTCGCCGGCCGAAGCCAATCGCCGGGGTTCGCCTCACCGACCCGTTCCCTGCCCTCGGTATCGGCTACCTTGCCGTCAGCACTTCGATCCAGCGCAAGGGCCTGGGCTCACTTATGCTCGCTGACGCACTGACGCGCGCCGTCGCGCTTGCCGATGTGGTCGCGTTTCCTGCCGTCAAGCTGCGTGCAGCAGAGCCATGGCTGGTCGAGTATTACGGTCAGCGATCGTTCCTCCAATACGACAGCACGGATGAGCAGCGGATGCTCGTGCCGACCCGCACGCTCATCGAAGCCGCCCGCGACGCAGTCTGA
- a CDS encoding helix-turn-helix domain-containing protein, which yields MSASLQKVGRAISPSFADRVIDDPAPVDRLWTRQEVGELKLVIAGLRITPLERLIGLVIIDHYNFQSGRCHPSIARIAAKVRTKEENVRQAIRLLVAAGCISRISSSSSGSFLLHPEDAKVGNLGPSTPPSKKGGGRARTLPPLKKEVTLPETGGLTPPKKGGLTMI from the coding sequence ATGAGCGCATCACTTCAAAAAGTCGGCCGCGCGATCAGCCCGTCATTTGCGGATCGAGTGATTGACGATCCTGCCCCGGTCGATCGGCTTTGGACACGGCAAGAAGTTGGGGAGCTTAAGCTGGTCATCGCCGGCCTGCGGATCACGCCATTGGAGCGGCTGATCGGTCTCGTGATCATCGACCACTACAATTTTCAATCCGGTCGATGTCATCCATCAATCGCGCGCATCGCTGCCAAGGTCCGCACCAAAGAGGAGAACGTTCGGCAAGCGATCAGACTTTTGGTCGCAGCAGGCTGCATCTCCCGAATTTCGTCGAGCAGTTCAGGCTCGTTTCTTCTGCACCCCGAGGACGCCAAAGTCGGCAATCTCGGTCCCAGCACACCCCCCTCCAAAAAAGGGGGGGGTCGAGCAAGAACGCTACCCCCCCTGAAAAAGGAGGTAACCCTCCCCGAAACGGGGGGTCTAACCCCCCCCAAAAAAGGGGGGCTAACCATGATTTAA
- a CDS encoding DUF6074 family protein yields the protein MMRQPKTLHLPADLPSAKMIAFPLAARRCDIEHLASRVLAVNLTRGELEIIHALKRIQERMLKQGFSIEQVREQLGAFEGRVRAELWRHDLCDRDGSA from the coding sequence ATGATGAGACAGCCGAAGACGCTCCACCTCCCCGCCGACCTGCCCAGCGCGAAAATGATCGCCTTTCCGCTCGCTGCGCGACGGTGTGATATCGAGCACCTTGCCAGCCGGGTCCTCGCCGTCAATCTGACGCGCGGTGAGTTGGAAATCATCCACGCCTTGAAGCGCATCCAAGAGCGTATGCTGAAACAGGGCTTCAGCATCGAACAGGTCAGGGAGCAGCTCGGGGCATTCGAGGGGCGCGTGCGGGCGGAGTTGTGGCGTCACGATCTTTGCGATCGGGATGGCTCGGCATGA
- a CDS encoding helix-turn-helix domain-containing protein, producing MEPNDLLRALRRPNYRVSEIAALLDLNAASVYRMLERGDLRSARVCGSLRVNRSALAEYITAKRLEVDPTVLDGGSR from the coding sequence TTGGAACCGAATGATCTCCTTAGGGCGCTGAGGCGCCCAAACTACCGCGTCTCCGAGATCGCTGCACTTCTCGATCTCAACGCGGCTAGCGTCTACCGGATGTTGGAACGCGGCGACCTTCGCAGTGCTCGCGTCTGCGGATCCCTCCGCGTGAACAGATCGGCGCTCGCCGAGTACATCACCGCCAAGCGTCTCGAAGTCGATCCTACGGTCCTCGACGGTGGCTCGCGATGA